DNA from Canis lupus baileyi chromosome 6, mCanLup2.hap1, whole genome shotgun sequence:
CTGATTGAGCACGACCCAGTTTGGATCAATCTGAGCATCACCCTCAGGATCCAGGACAACAGTCTGATAGGCTCGAAAATCTGTGAGGGTCACCTCTGCACTTTCAGGGCACACATCCAGGGGATCTACCACCGCATCATTGTCAAAATCATCCTCACACACATCACCAACGCCATTGCCTGGGCAGAGTGAAGCCAGGCATTCAGGAAGGCCTGGTCGTGGCCTCTAGACAACACTACCAACTGTTGGGCCTTGTCTTCCTGACTTCCCCCTGGCAGCACCTACCACCTCCCCCTGGGTAGGACTCCCACCAGTGCCATCCTCTGTGGGACCCCAGCCTTACCATCTGAGTCCTTCTGATTGGGATTGGGTACCAGGCGACAGTTATCAGGACCAGGAGGCACATAGTCTGGGACCccatcattgtcatcatcccCATCACACTCATCTCCAAGTCCATCATTGTCTGAGTCCAGCTGGGAGCTGTTTGGCAGCTGTGGGCAGTTGTCTTTGGTGTCCTGATGTCCATCCCCATCACTGCCCAGAAGAGGCATCGAGTAAAAGCTCTAAAAGTACCAAGTCCATCCCCTCTCTTCTGCTCAGGAGTCTGGGGTGTGCCCTCCATTCAGCCACATTCCCTGCAGTCAGCCAGGTGAGGCGAAGCTCCAACAGCAAAAGTGGGGGGTAGCCTAGGGGAGTGACTTCCCACCCAATAGTAGTGGAGAATCAATTAAGCTGTACAGGAAGTAGAAAACAGACTGGAGGAAAGTAAAGGAGCCCGGATGAGACCAGCTATTTCCTGGCGCCCCCTACCTGTCCTCATTGGTGTCACAGACATCCCCCACCAGGTCACTGTCTGCATCTGTCTGAGAGAGAGGGGCCTGTTCTCACCATCTCTTGATAACTCTGAAGACAATGGCCACACTGCTTCCCATGTGAAGGGCTGGGGCTTTACCTCCTGTCCTCCCCATCCCCTGTACCTGGGTAGGATTGCTCATTTCAGGGCAGCTGTCACAGGCGTCTCCTACCCCATCCTCGTCCCTGTCTGTCTGCAGGGGGTTGGGGACTTTAGGACAATTGTCTAATCCATTGGGGATGCCTACGAGACACGCAGGTTGCACAAGGTTGTCACTACAACATGTCACACTCTTTTGGGGTCAGCGAAAGCCCAGAGCTTGTCTCCCACTCAGAGGACAGCAGGTTAGAGAATCCACCAGGACCCCCTTGCCCactcctgcctccccctgcctccttctTCACGTCTCCAGGGACTTCTGCCAGCCCACCTACCCCCACCACAGGTCTCACACTGCCCAACTGCccttcattcccaccagcatccGAATCCTCACAGGCCTCCCAGTCCCCCCGGCCCCAGCTGCACCGTCCCCATCCACATCGTTGTCACATGCGTCCCCTTCCCCGTTGCCGTCTGTGTCCTTCTGGTCATTGTTGGGAACGTTGGGGCAGTTGTCACAGGCATCCCCGAATGAATCTGTATCAGAGTTTTGCTGGTCCTTGTTGGGGAACAGCCGGCAGTTGTCCTGGGGCGGGACAAAGAGTCAGGCTTCCCTTGCCCCACTGGCCACCCAGCCCTCACCTTATCCCTGAGCCCTTGTCTGCCATCACTTCTCAGGATGGCCTGCCTGCCCACCCTCCATGTGATCCATCTTGTCCTCCCAAACTGAGTACTGGGGCCCGTCCTGCAGAGCTGCCAGGGACTGAGGGGGTTGTGGCAGGGTTATGGGACAAGGTgtggaggggagcagaggagccACCTCGACATTCTTGATCCCATCCCCGTCAGCATCATCGTCACACTGGTCCCCCACGCCATCATTATCAGCATCTTCCTGCCCAGAGTTGGGTGTCAAAAGGCAATTGTCCTAAATGTCAGGGGAGAAGCTCAGATGAGTCGTGGCCTGCCCCAGCCTGGATGCCCACCACAGCCCGCCCgcctgcctgccccccccacctgctTGCAGTGCTTATTGTTGTCCATGCATGGCAGGGCCTGGTCCGGGTAGCCATCAATGTCCGTGTCGGTCCCACACACGTTCCCATTCCCGGCCCAGCCCACATTACACTGAGTAAAAAAAGGGGAGCAGTGAGGGCCAGTAGGGCTCTTCACACCCCAGTTCCATTCTCCCCAGCCAGTTCCCGGGGCCCTTTCCCatgtggggccccatcccaggccctAAGTAGGTTCATGGCCCTCCCCCTTTCTCCAGATTCTCCTGTTCCTCTCAGGCCCCAGGCCTAGCTCACCGAGCAGGATACTGCCCCATTGCGTTCAAAGAGACAGTGCGCGTGGACATGGCAGGGGCTGTGGGCTGGGCTGTGGCAGGTGCGGGCTGGGAAGCAGCCCTGGCTCTGGTTGCCCAGGAAGCCCAGGCGACAGGGACCACACTTGAAAGAGCCCTAAGGACAGGGAAGCAACGTCTCAGGAAGGAGGGTCAGCCTGCCCAGCACCTTGGACCAACACTGACCCACTTGAGGGGTGTCCACAGGCACACCCAGCTTGATGCCAGCTAAACCCAGCAGTACCTTTGGGCTCTCCTGGCAGCCTGTCCATGTGTATCCCAGCCCTAGTTTTCAGGGGAGGATGCTGAGGCTCTGGAAGGCTGCTAAAGGTCACAGCGGAAATGGACCCAGAATTCCCAACCTGTGTGTGCAACATCTATGTGGACTGCCCAAGAGGAGGAGGTGGCCACGCAACAGGTTTGAAGTGGCCGCACACCCCAGCACCACAGACACATACTCGGGGCACTTGGCTCACCACAGTGTTGGTGCAGATGGAGTTTGGGTCACAGCCACCATTGTTCCCATCGTTGCACTCGTCCACATCATTGCAGACCTGAAGGGGCAGACTCTGGGTAGAACCAGACTGACGGCAGGTCTCCTCCAGCAAAGCCAGTGCACACACCCAATCCCACTCATCACAACGACCCCAGATCCAGCCTAGATACCCTTGGTCCCCATGAGATCAACACCTCATCTTCACACTCTGCCCAAGCTAACCTGTTTGCTGGCACGGGCATAGTCGATGCCCACACCGGACACACGAGTGCCTTTGTAGCCTCGAGGACAGGCTTCACAGTGGAAGCCAGGCATGGTGTTGATGCAGCTGACCCCAGGGAAGCAAGGGTCAGCGTGAGCACACTGGGGGCAGAGGACAAAACAATCAGTAGTCAGGCCCGCCTGTGCTTTTCTCTCCACCCGGCTTCACTGCACTCTGATGCCTGCCCCTGGGCCCCTAAGCTCCCTCCCAGCAAGGTTTAGCTGGCCCCGTGCTCCCCATGTGGTCCTCTGGTCTTCCCCATGGGCTTTGTGTCCCCCCTCCTCACTCCTTTTCCAGCACCCCAATGTCTTAAAGCCCAGGCTCTTCTGCTTCTGACGGACATCCACCCCTCCTCCTTGGGCCAGATCTCTCTGCCCTCCCGGGCCACCATCCCCCACCTCATTGATGTCAGTGCAGTGGGTGCCATTGCCCTGCAGGCCAGGGGGGCAGGGCCCGCAGCGGTAGCCGGGGTACTCATACACTTCCATGCAGTCCACGCCTCGGAAGCAGGGGTTGGGGCTGCAGTGGGAACGCTGCTCATGGAAGCCTgacagaggggtggggggcaccatCAGAGCCACCTCAAGGTGGCCATTCACATCACCAGAAGTGGAGGCTGAAGCCTTGGGGTGGGGAGCACAGGGACGCCATCCAGAGCCTGCCCCACTCCCACTCACCGCACACCTGACACTCCATGATGGTGTTTCGGATCAGAGACATTTCCTTCACCTGGTAGATAGAATGGTGGGGGCTGTAGGCTCTTTGCCTCCACCAGCTCCCCAGGATCAGGGCCACCCTCCACTGGTGCACTCAAACCTGGTCTCGGATATCATCCCGCAGCTCCACCAGGATCTGGTTGAAGAGGGTGAGCTGGGTGACCAGCGCCTTGGTCTGCTCTCCTGTCAGAGCCCCAGGAGCAGAGAAGCTCAGACCTGGGTGACAGCCCTGGACCCCCTCTGGGGCAAGAAATCAattcctgcccctgctgcccaccccacTTTTAAACCCACCCAGCTCTTGGGCTAAGGATTTTGCTTCAGGCagcctttcctccctcccacttCCTCGACCTGCTCACCTAGGATGGACTGGAGCGCATTGGTCACTGTAGAGGAGAAAAGAGCATCAGAAGGCAGAcatgggaagagggggagggaacaGAGGCTGAGAGGTGTCTTGGAACAAGGCAGCACCAGCTCTCCCCCAAGGGTACAGACCCTCCAAGGGGTTGCCTGGGTCACAGCCCAGGTCCTCCTGGCTCCCAGGCCTGGGAGTGGCAGAAGGGATCCCAGGGAGAGGTgacccagggcagggccagggccccaGTCCACTCCATTTTCAACCCCCTCCCCTGCGCCAAGCTTCTGGGAGAAGTCGGCATTTTATTTAACTAAGAACCTCTGATCATCCTTATCAGAGAGACTAGGTGGATGGACAATGCTCAGAGGAACTGCTGGTAGGTGACAGCCACCGGCAAAGGCCGACCCAAGTTGCCCTCTGGGTCACCACAACCAAGCTAactccctcacccccacacaGGTTGCTTCAGGGTCCATTCTTCTCAGATGGGCCTGTTTTCTGAGCCACCCTAGTAGGTGTGCTGACCTGAACAGATGCCTGTTCTGACCCACACCTCCCTGGATGGCTGTGTCACTTGGAGATCATAGAGCCAGAGGTGAAGGAGATTGGGGGCCACAGGGTCAGAAGCCCCAGAAACCAGTGAGCCAAAGGAATGCGTTAAGGGGGATGTCAGGGAGATGAGAATTGACAAAGGTCAGAGGATGTGATCTGGGGTCCAGAAGGTTAGCTAACAGAAGTCTCCATGTTACCTGCACTGTGGATGGACTCGTCCCCCTGGAAGGGACACTCACTCAGGGCTCCCACCCGGGCCATGGACCCGCCCAGAATCATTTTCATAGATTCCACGAAGCCCTGGGGGGAGGACAGCAGCAGGGTAGGGTGGTAGACCCGCCAACACCTCCTTCCCACTGCTGCAAAATGTTTCCATTGAAGCTTGGGGCCCTCTCCCCGCTCACCTGCATCCTCAGATAAGCCTTCTGCCCAGTCCGAATCTCCAGCCCATCCACCTCTGCTGGGGGAATGGGGGCCATTCCAGGGAGGCCAGCATGCTGGTCTCCCAGCTTGCAGTCCACATAGAGCTGCAGGGCAGGGTTGGGTTGGGCCGGGCCTCGGAGACGCAGGAGAGCTGTGTGTGTCCGCCCGTCGGCCAGGCCTGCTTGCTGCAGGTTCACTGCGTGGACTTTGCCATCCTCCCGCTGGTACCGTACCAGCACTGCCCAGAAGGGGAGGTTAGTACAGATACTGTCTCCCAGCTAAGCCTTGGATCACCTCTTCCGGATAGCACACCCATCATCCCCTAGTCAGCTAGGTATCTCTCATCACCTTGTATGTGATAGGTGAGGAACAATAAATGTTCCTCAAATTGGTTCGAAGACTAGAACTTCCTTAGTCTTCAGTGACATCAGATCACTCTGTCCCTTGCTAGAGTGGCAGCTAGTTCTGTACCCACTGGACTGTGCCACAGATCTGAGAGATTATTGGGACACAGCAAtgtgcctctccctccccaaggCAGCCCCAAGTACAACATGCCTTCCCTACGAGTATCAGGCCTTGCTTTATTGCTGTGTACCTGGCCTTCTGAGGCACTTCCTAGGCACCCCATTCCAAGTGCCCCGTGGTGCCCAAGCACAGCCAGATGGGTCCATGCCCCACCCCTCAAGACCCCGAGGAGAATTAAGAGGGATATGGGAATGGAGGATGAGGGAAAGTGCTTGAGGGGATCACTGTGGCAGGAAAGGAGATGCGCACTAGTCACCTTTGTTAATTTTGCCCACAACAGAGGCCTCCAGCCATCTTGTGTTGTCTTGGCGAGAGTAGAGGCCAAAGAGGACACCACCCTGCTTGGGGGGCAGGCGGAAGGTGGACAGGAGGTAGATGTCCCCAGCAGTGAGCAGGGCTGCCCGGATCTTCTCCGCTACAGCTGTCATCTGCCGAGACTCGCCCACAGTCAGCAGGTCAATTACTAGCCAGGTCAGAGAGAGGGGTCAAATGCTAAATAAGGCCTGCCCTTTCTCCTGAACCCTGGGGGGTGGAGCATCCTTCATCAttacccccgcccccaccactaGGCAGCGTTAGTCACCTTCCTGAAATTCAACCCTTGCTGGCATCTAACTCAACTCGAGGAgcctgccttcccttcctggAGGTTGCCTACTGCCACCCTCTGGGAACCCGCAGGCCTGAGGCTCTCCTGGAAATACAGAAACAGCGCCCGGCACACTGGAGATGCCCCCAGCAGGTGGCGCAAGGGAGCTACTGTGCTGATCCCACGCAGAAGTAGCACCTGGTGCCCACAgggcagaaatggaaaagcactTTCTAGGCTGCTGGGTTTGGCTCATTCCACACCCAAatgcccctcctcccatcccgGGGGCTCAGCACATCCACTTTGGATAAGCAGAGCTGCCCACGGAGGACTCCAACTCTCCTCCTGTCTGCCTCTGTCCCACGGGAATGGAGGACCCAGCTCTTCTGCCTCCTGTGTCCTGGCCAATCTGTGGTTTCCCTTCCAGCCAGTAATGAATCTGTGCCTGTGTCATCTGTTTCAGCTACCTCTCCCACACCCACAGGCCCATCCCACAGCCAGACCTCCGGGAGAGCCCAGACCTCTcggtccccacccccaccttgtcCCAGGGCAGCCAGGAGCCCCCGGGATGAAGAATCCCACCTTTGCACTGACCTCCCagaccctggggtgcctggggatGCTCAGCCACCAACCCGGCAGAGCAGCCCTTGCACCCAGCTCCTGAGTCCTCTGCGCTGGCCTCGTGCTGACCCTGGCCAGCTCCTAATCACCCACTACCCTCTGGTGTTCACTCCTCCCCCTATGGCCAAAATTTCACCACCTCTTCCCCCTGTTCAATTTCAGGACTCTCTCCTTGCCCACATGTTTCCTGCTCCTAGGCTGAAGGCAAATGGAGCAGAGGCCAAGAGGGGTCTAAGATGATGGACGCTGGCTTACCCTGCAGGTCCTGACTGGCAGATGCGAAAGTGCAGAGGAGGAGAAGAGCCAGGGCCCCCCGAAGTTCCTGCGTCTCCATGCTGCTCAGCTGGCTCACTACCCCTGGCAGGCAGGCGGCTGGGAGGGGAAAAGGCTAGGCGGAGAGAGCAGGAGCGGGGGGCGGAGGGACTGGAAGGGGGAGCCGAAGGGGGGGCCAGCAggcggtggggggggtgggggcgaaaCAAAGAGCTGCCAATCAGCCTGGAGGCATCCCCAGCTCTGGGACTCAGGGGCACTGGGGAAGAGTCTGAAGgccttcctgcctcctgcctttcCCTAACGGTCCTCTCTCCCAGGTGCCTacctctctctcaccctcccgGCATGTCGCTGCTGGGGGCCACTACCGAACGCTACTGTTTTCTGTAAGTTACAGTTGGGGAAGACAAGAACCCCAGGCCGGGGCAGCGTCAGACAGTGGGCCTTATTCCACAGCTGGCAGGAAAGGATGCCAAGGGAGTGGTGGAAACCAGCTTGCTATCGTGCTCAGGGGATGCCCACATGGCTTGAAATTTGCTGCTCTGACGAAGCAAGTACTTTTTATTAAGGTGGGGGTCCTCCGACACATGCCTCTTTCCTAGGGAAACGTGGAGGCCTCCGCTAGGAACCGCAGGGCCAGTTGAACACAGTGGCCAGTGAAGAGGTTGGAAGGAAGGCCTCTGGAACGAGCAAAGGGCCAGCAGGGCCAAGAGGGAACCAGGGCGcaggccgggggccggggccggggccgggccgggaaCACAGGGGGCACTGGCGGGCAGGCCATGACCCGGATGAAGCGTAGGGGCGCCTCGGTTCCCGTCACCACGGCAACGGCCGcgagccccaccccctcccccacccaggccccagcccGACCCGgctccggccgccgccgcccctgtTTTGTTTCCATGGCGACAGGCGGCGCGGGGCCGGCTCCAAACATAACGCGCTGTGGAAAACATGCGGCTCGGGGGACCCCCCCGCGGCCCCTGCTCCGGGCCGAGCCCCGCGGGGCCTTGGCGCGGCCCAGGCCGCGTGCAGATCTGCGAGAGCCCCCAGAGCCGGCCCGGGCGCACAAGACCCGCCTCGCCGGGACCCGCCGCGCCCTCGGGGCTCCCGGCCTCGCCGCAGTCACGGCGCTCAGCCTCCGCGAGGAGGGCCCGGCCGACAACCCTTCCCCCCTTCGGGAGCCGCCTCTGGTGCCGGCGGCGGCCGCCCTCCCCCGAAGCCCTCGGCTCCGCCCCGTGCAGCCCcgccccgcgcagccccgccccgcctcggggctccctcctgcccccgcccccggcgacCCTCTGGgcgcggcgggggggcggggccgcgcgggggcGGGCGGAAGCGCCGGGGGAGGTGCTTCCGGGCCAGAGGGCGGGCAAGATGGCGGCGCCCATGGAGCTGTACTGCTGGTCGGGGGGCTGGGGGCTACCGTCAGTGGACCTGGACAGCCTGGCCGTGCTGGTGAGGGGTGGCGCCGTTGTCCTGTGCTGCGCCCTGGAGGACTGGGGAGGGACTCGAACTGACCGGTCGTCCGAATTTTGCCAGGGCGCCTCAGCACGGGCGcactgggggaaactgaggcaatcAAAGGCTGTGCCCGGCCGATAGGGGCTCAACGCCCTATGGCTTAACAGCCCGGGTTTTGTGCAGCCAGAGCAAGAGGTCTGGTCGGGGGTTCAGGAAATAGGTCTTAGTCCTTGCTCGTCCATTGTTcatttactggctgtgtgaccttggagcgATCCCTTGTGGTCTCTGAGCCGTTTCTCCATCGAGAGCTTTACTGAGTCCGGACGATCTCAGGGTTCTCAGGCTTGGCATTCCTGTCTTCTCaggctcccttttctccttctccccccgcCTCACTAAACAGCATTTGCTGAGATTTATTGAACCAAGAAGCTCACCAGCACATTCTGTGGAaagagctttggagtcagactagTTCACTTCATTCGTTTACTCACTCCTTCATTTAATAAGCACTTGTTGGGCCTCTTCCAAATACCACACTTGGGCACgcaaagatgaataagacttAGCTCCTACCCTGTAGTTATTTGCAGAGAGGCAGACACGTTAGCAAACGCGCCTACTGTGTAATGTGTTCTGATGCTAAGCTTTAAGTAGGAACAGGCCACAGAGACTCCCAAAGAAGGACACAGTCAGTGCTCCTGAGAAAAGGGATGTACGAGAGTTAGGAAGAAGTTGGGAGGCTCTGCGTACATCAGGGAGATGGCAGCAGAGGAGATGGGGGAAGGCTCTTTCTGGCAGACCTGACATTAGAGACAGGTCCATGGTTTCTCTGAGCCTGTGTTGCCCATGGTGAAACAGCTGATGTCCACCTCTTTTGTGAGGCAAGTACTAAGCGTAGCACAGAAGGAATTCAGTGAGTGTTATTTCTCTTGTTGATTCCCCTGTGGGGgcctgtctgccttctgcttccttccctgCAGACCTATGCCAGGTTTACTGGCGCCCCTCTCAAGGTGCACAAGATTACCAACCCCTGGCAAAGCCCTTCAGGTACCCTATGCTCCcgggggggtgaggggagctgAGCAGGAGACGGGCAGGAATATGCTGCACGTTCATATGGACAGGCAGCTGAGGGTCTGGTGGGCCTCCTGTCTTCTCAATGTCAGGAACTCTGCCTGCCCTTCGGACCAGTCATGGAGAGGTCATCTCGGTACCACACAAGATCATCACCCACCTTCGAAAAGaggtaggtggctcagtgggtaggaGGGCTGCCAGTGAGAGGAGTTCAGTCATTTCAGCACAACACACGTTTATTGATAAAGCTGAGCTGGATGCAGGTGACCCAGAACTTCAAGGAGAACCTAGTCCGATGGGAGAGGCACACACAGTGCTGCTGGCCAGGTGTTCAGCTGGGGCACTGGGGAGGCCTCTGGAAGCTCAGTGCCTTTtgcctgctgggcagggaggggtgagTGGGCAGATGACatagggaaggggaaggagggcagaggacaaCATCAGCTCAAATGAGGCCCCCAGAGGTGGCTCCTGTCCTCTCAGGGACCGAGTTAGGCTGAGTTATGGGGCTCAGGATGGGCAAGACATAGAGCCAGCATGGGGACATTGAGAAAGTTATTACAGGACGAACAGGGGCACCTTGcctgtatgatcttgggcaagtcccttcacCTCTCAGGGATGTAAGTTCCTTGTTTGTAGAGCGAGGGGGCTTAGTTAGGGCTCCTCTTTCACCAGAATACTAGTCAGATAGGGCctcttcttcatttctgcttTCCCAAACGTGAAGGACTCGAGGATTCAGTATAGGCTTGGGAGGCATGGAGGGAAAGGACCCAGGTAGAAGGCAGAGCTCCTGGCAGGGACAGGACCTCTGCCTTGACTCTTTATGTCTGGGCACAGCCTTTCTGGTTTCCAGTTTTCTCCTAACACAGCCACAGTGAGAGAAGATTCCACagggaagaaacaggctcagagagatggttttctttttcttttttctttttttaatatttatttatttgtgagagacacacacacacagagagagagagaggcagaaacataggcagagggagaagcaggcttcatgcagggagcccaatgtgggactccatcccagatcccgggatcacgccctgagccagaggcagacgctcaaccattgagctactcaggcgtcccGAGAGATGGTTTTCTAAGGATCATGTTCCAGAGGTTATGTGGGGACAGACCTTCCTCAGGATGTGGAGAAGGTTGCTGGAGACCAGACGCTGGAGCCTACCAAGGCGTGGCAGACTGAGACTTGGGGTACGGTCAGACCGTGTGTGGTGGCGGCACAGAAGAAATAGCCAAGTCCTGGGCTTTGAGAGAACCCGCAGGGGGGCCCGGGCATGGGGATGGCGTCCCCTAGTTCTGAGGGCCACACTGCATCTGAGCTCGACTCTGCCAGCCGTGTGATATACAGACAGGGGAAGTCCCTGTTAGAAAGTGGCTGTCAGCAGGCGTGCTGCCAGCTTTCCGTGGAGGCTCCGGGAGCTGCTCCTGGTTTGTGGCTGGGCCTTCCTCCCTCCCGGCAGTGGGCACCCGACCTTGATGGCCAGCAGGCTCCAAGGCCCAGGCTTTCCGCCAACAGCAACAGGCTGCAGTATGGGCCCAGGCAGGGGGGCCTCAGTGGGAGAAGTGCTTGTTCTGCCTCTGCTATATTCAGAGGCCAAGAGGGTGGTGCTGGACAGGATGCCTCTCTCCTTGGGGAAGTGCCCCCTGGAGCCTCCTCGTGTCCACCTCATAGACGTCTCCTCCACAGAAGTACAATGCAGATTATGATCTGTCGGCCCGGCAAGGGGCAGACACATTGGCCTTCATGTCTCTGCTGGAGGAGAAGCTGCTCCCGGTGCTGGTGAGTGAGTGCGCCTGGACCTCCAGTGGCTGTGGctggtggggggcggtgggggagtCAGCGACACCCACGAAGGCCTCCCTAAGGCAGGTGCACTGGCTCAGACCTGCTTCATCCTTCCTACTGCCCGATCCAGATACATACTTTTTGGGTAGACACCAAGAACTATGTGGAAGTGACCCGGAAGTGGTACGCGGAGGCTATACCCTTTCCCCTGAACTTCTTCCTTCCCGGCCGCATGCAGCGGCAGTTCATGGAGCGGCTGCAGCTGCTGTGCGGGGAGCACAGCCCAGAGAATGAGGAAGAGCTGGAGAAGGAGGTACCTCTGGGGCAGGGGGCTCCGTAGGAGAGGAGCCCCAAAGATGATGGTCAagagtggggatgcctgggatgGGAGGTAGCTCTGTTCCCACAGCCACAAGCCTGCCTCATGTCCTCCCTACAGCTATACCAAGAGGCCCGGGAATGCCTGACCCTGCTCTCTCAGCGCCTGGGCTCTCAGAAGTTCTTCTTTGGAGATGCGTGAGTCTGTCTTCAGGGCAAATATACGTGGTTTGGGAGAAGATACGGGTTCATATGTTGCCACAGGGACTGGGGTGGCTCAGGCGCTGGACGAGAGGTCCTCGGTACAGACCCTGGGCCTGATGACagtggggctgtgtgtgtgtggggtgggagggccGCCAGGCACAGGAGGGGCTTGCAGGGCGGTGGGGCACTCAATGGGCCCTTTATGCAGcctcaggatagagtcccattCAGGGCCAAGCTGGCGCCACCTGGGGAGCTCTCACCACACCAGGCCCAGAACTGGGTGTCTTCTCCTCCCCCGGGGGCCCTCTGCTGCCAGAGCCCACCTCCTGGGCTTGCTTTTCCTCTAATGCTCTCCtcgccccttctctctctgctccagccctgcctccctggaTGCCTTTGTCTTTGGCTATCTGGCCCTGCTGCTGCAGGCCAAGCTGCCCAGTGGAAAGCTGCAAGCCCACCTGCGGGGGCTGCAGAACCTCTGTGCGTACTGCACACACATCCTCAGCCTCTACTTCCCCTGGGATGGAGGTAAGGGGCAGACAGGTGAAAGGGTAGGCACGAGCCCTGGGGAGGGTGGGCGGGGGTCTAGGATGTAGCCTTcctgcccaccttccttccttgttcCTCAGCTGACGTGCCACTCGCACGCCAGACACCAGTGGGCCCAGAGACGGAGGAGGAACCATACCGGCGCCGGAACCAGATCCTGTCTGTGCTGGCAGGACTGGCAGCCATGGTGGGCTACGCCTTGCTCAGTGGCATTGTCTCCATCCAGCGGGCCACACCTGCTCGGGCCCCTAGCACACAGTCCTTGAGCATAGCTGAGGAGGATGAAGACGAATGACTTGTCCTCATGCTCTCAGGACTGAGTTTTCTACTCTCGTACATTCCAGAGGCCCCTGTGTTTCCCTGTTGTTGGTACGGCTGGAAGTGAGCTGCTGCTCCCATAATAAACCTGTCCACGCTGACTGGAATCAAACATTCTCTTCTTTAAGGGGCCACCATGTCTCCTAGGTGGGGTGCAGGGGGTCATCAGGGGACCTGAGCAGGCCTGCTGGCACCCAGCTTCCCTAGCTGCCTGTGCCCTTGTACCATCCCTGCTGCTGCTCAGCCCAGGAGAGGCACCCAGCTCCCCATTGGGGCCTGGTCTTCCTAATCTGCGTTCCttagccacccccacccctagctTGTGTTTGTACAGACGGTGAGCTcaccctgggcctgggcccagtTTCCATGGGAGCGAGCACATagcacacactcacacagctTGGGGGTAGGGCTACTGGGGCTTCCCTGCCCTCTCCCAAGGAGCCTCTAGCCCTCCGGCCTGCCCCCccagcatgagctgggggagagtgAGTCACCCAAACCACTGCTCCCGGGCTTACATCACCTATGTTCACCCCAGCCCTCCTAGGTCCTCTTTAGCCACAGACAGCATG
Protein-coding regions in this window:
- the THBS3 gene encoding thrombospondin-3 isoform X5, with product MSLIRNTIMECQVCGFHEQRSHCSPNPCFRGVDCMEVYEYPGYRCGPCPPGLQGNGTHCTDINECAHADPCFPGVSCINTMPGFHCEACPRGYKGTRVSGVGIDYARASKQVCNDVDECNDGNNGGCDPNSICTNTVGSFKCGPCRLGFLGNQSQGCFPARTCHSPAHSPCHVHAHCLFERNGAVSCSCNVGWAGNGNVCGTDTDIDGYPDQALPCMDNNKHCKQDNCLLTPNSGQEDADNDGVGDQCDDDADGDGIKNVEDNCRLFPNKDQQNSDTDSFGDACDNCPNVPNNDQKDTDGNGEGDACDNDVDGDGIPNGLDNCPKVPNPLQTDRDEDGVGDACDSCPEMSNPTQTDADSDLVGDVCDTNEDSDGDGHQDTKDNCPQLPNSSQLDSDNDGLGDECDGDDDNDGVPDYVPPGPDNCRLVPNPNQKDSDGNGVGDVCEDDFDNDAVVDPLDVCPESAEVTLTDFRAYQTVVLDPEGDAQIDPNWVVLNQGMEIVQTMNSDPGLAVGYTAFNGVDFEGTFHVNTVTDDDYAGFLFSYQDSGRFYVVMWKQTEQTYWQATPFRAVAQPGLQLKAVTSVSGPGEHLRNALWHTGHTPDQVRLLWTDPRNVGWRDKTSYRWQLLHRPQVGYIRVKLYEGPQLVADSGVIIDTAMRGGRLGVFCFSQENIIWSNLQYRCNDTVPEDFEPFRRQLLQERV
- the THBS3 gene encoding thrombospondin-3 isoform X3, which codes for METQELRGALALLLLCTFASASQDLQVIDLLTVGESRQMTAVAEKIRAALLTAGDIYLLSTFRLPPKQGGVLFGLYSRQDNTRWLEASVVGKINKVLVRYQREDGKVHAVNLQQAGLADGRTHTALLRLRGPAQPNPALQLYVDCKLGDQHAGLPGMAPIPPAEVDGLEIRTGQKAYLRMQGFVESMKMILGGSMARVGALSECPFQGDESIHSAVTNALQSILGEQTKALVTQLTLFNQILVELRDDIRDQVKEMSLIRNTIMECQVCGFHEQRSHCSPNPCFRGVDCMEVYEYPGYRCGPCPPGLQGNGTHCTDINECAHADPCFPGVSCINTMPGFHCEACPRGYKGTRVSGVGIDYARASKQVCNDVDECNDGNNGGCDPNSICTNTVGSFKCGPCRLGFLGNQSQGCFPARTCHSPAHSPCHVHAHCLFERNGAVSCSDNCLLTPNSGQEDADNDGVGDQCDDDADGDGIKNVEDNCRLFPNKDQQNSDTDSFGDACDNCPNVPNNDQKDTDGNGEGDACDNDVDGDGIPNGLDNCPKVPNPLQTDRDEDGVGDACDSCPEMSNPTQTDADSDLVGDVCDTNEDSDGDGHQDTKDNCPQLPNSSQLDSDNDGLGDECDGDDDNDGVPDYVPPGPDNCRLVPNPNQKDSDGNGVGDVCEDDFDNDAVVDPLDVCPESAEVTLTDFRAYQTVVLDPEGDAQIDPNWVVLNQGMEIVQTMNSDPGLAVGYTAFNGVDFEGTFHVNTVTDDDYAGFLFSYQDSGRFYVVMWKQTEQTYWQATPFRAVAQPGLQLKAVTSVSGPGEHLRNALWHTGHTPDQVRLLWTDPRNVGWRDKTSYRWQLLHRPQVGYIRVKLYEGPQLVADSGVIIDTAMRGGRLGVFCFSQENIIWSNLQYRCNDTVPEDFEPFRRQLLQERV